From Vigna unguiculata cultivar IT97K-499-35 chromosome 5, ASM411807v1, whole genome shotgun sequence, the proteins below share one genomic window:
- the LOC114184756 gene encoding uncharacterized protein LOC114184756, with the protein MQGRIRTRRTASSEPLLVDPEIEKTARRNNSATRRRRAQAQQVAHHSSASDNLSSTSQNPNPLPEAEMADNPHGDGRGRERRTLEDYAAFTGHVNFNNIARPTVNATNMEMKPALIHLVQSNQFNGLSHENPYTHLATFLEICNTVKIHQVPDEAIRLSLFPFSLAGPAKAWLNSFPENSLTNWDDVVAKFLSKYFPQSKVNKGKQEISAFQQDMDESLGQAWDRFKGLLRKTPIHGFDQPTQLTLFLAGLKSQSKLMLDVSADGSIKWKTPEEAYELIENMAANDNEAYTERAHSQKKGILELQSQDALLAQNKIMTQQLETLMKKLSQLPQELQNASIAQLQQVQSCELCGGNHTNGQCAMPSTSQEEVSYMGNQGRPGNYNQGWRPHQNMGQAGPSNRPPHQQTYQHPSLSDRTSKIEDMMQQFMQMSIQNQKNTDASIKNLEVQVGQLAKQVANQQSSSFSANTEANPKEQCKAVVTRSGKEVGLNAKGSDEAKAKPNDKGEEKDEEEIDEEIVVEEEENKIENRENEKKKEVAIKPPPVKTLLYPLKPSKKDKERQFARFLDIFKRLQINIPFSEALEQMPTYAKFMKEILTKKRRFIEEETIEQEADAVVSFRRCCLQSLRILAALHFQSQLGA; encoded by the coding sequence ATGCAGGGTAGGATCCGTACAAGGAGAACTGCATCTTCAGAACCACTCCTTGTTGATCCCGAGATAGAGAAAACTGCCCGCAGAAACAATAGTGCCACAAGGAGAAGACGAGCTCAAGCACAACAAGTTGCCCATCACTCTTCTGCTTCAGACAATCTTTCATCTACTTCTCAGAATCCTAATCCTTTGCCAGAAGCAGAAATGGCAGACAATCCTCATGGTGATGGTAGAGGTCGTGAAAGACGCACTTTGGAAGATTATGCAGCGTTCACAGGCCATGTTAACTTCAACAATATTGCTAGGCCAACTGTCAATGCCACCAACATGGAGATGAAGCCAGCTCTTATTCATCTGGTGCAGAGTAATCAGTTCAATGGCCTGTCTCATGAGAATCCCTACACTCATCTGGCCACATTCTTGGAGATATGCAATACTGTGAAGATCCATCAAGTTCCTGATGAAGCCATACGCCTGAGTCTCTTCCCGTTCTCACTAGCAGGACCTGCAAAAGCCTGGTTGAATTCCTTTCCTGAAAATAGCCTCACTAACTGGGATGATGTGGTTGCAAAGTTCTTGAGCAAATATTTTCCCCAGTCCAAGGTTAATAAGGGAAAACAGGAAATCTCGGCATTTCAACAAGATATGGATGAGTCCTTGGGCCAAGCATGGGATAGATTCAAGGGACTGCTAAGGAAGACTCCCATTCATGGGTTTGATCAACCTACACAACTTACTCTTTTCTTGGCAGGTCTTAAATCCCAATCAAAGTTGATGTTAGATGTCTCTGCCGATGGGAGTATCAAGTGGAAGACACCAGAGGAAGCTTATGAGTTAATAGAGAATATGGCCGCCAATGATAATGAAGCTTACACTGAGAGAGCCCATTCTCAAAAGAAGGGTATTCTAGAGCTTCAATCTCAAGATGCTCTATTGGCTCAAAACAAGATTATGACTCAGCAGCTGGAGACCCTCATGAAGAAACTGTCACAACTTCCTCAAGAGCTTCAAAATGCCTCTATAGCTCAACTCCAACAAGTGCAAAGTTGTGAGTTATGTGGAGGAAACCATACTAATGGGCAATGTGCTATGCCAAGCACATCTCAAGAGGAAGTTAGTTATATGGGCAATCAAGGCCGACCAGGGAACTATAACCAAGGATGGAGACCTCATCAAAACATGGGCCAAGCAGGACCTTCCAATAGGCccccacatcaacaaacttatCAACATCCTTCTTTGTCTGATAGAACATCCAAGATTGAAGACATGATGCAGCAATTCATGCAAATGTCAATTCAGAATCAGAAGAACACCGATGCCTCGATTAAAAACTTGGAGGTGCAAGTGGGGCAATTGGCCAAGCAAGTGGCAAATCAACAAAGTAGTTCATTTTCCGCCAACACCGAAGCCAATCCCAAAGAGCAATGCAAAGCGGTGGTCACAAGAAGTGGTAAAGAAGTGGGGTTGAATGCTAAAGGAAGTGATGAAGCTAAAGCCAAGCCCAATgataaaggagaagaaaaagatgaggAAGAGATAGATGAGGAAATTGTTGTAGAAGAGgaagagaataaaattgaaaatagagaaaatgagaaaaagaaggaagtggCAATAAAGCCACCACCAGTGAAGACTCTCCTATATCCTCTTAAGCCTTctaagaaagataaagaaaggcAATTTGCAAGGTTTTTGGACATTTTCAAGAGGCTTCAAATCAATATTCCCTTCTCAGAAGCCTTAGAGCAAATGCCAACCTATGCAAAGTTTATGAAGGAAATCCTCACAAAGAAGAGAAGATTTATTGAAGAGGAAACCATAGAACAAGAGGCTGATGCAGTGGTATCATTCAGAAGATGTTGCCTCCAAAGTTTAAGGATCCTGGCAGCTTTACACTTCCAGTCACAATTGGGAGCCTAA